One window of Lytechinus variegatus isolate NC3 chromosome 2, Lvar_3.0, whole genome shotgun sequence genomic DNA carries:
- the LOC121407218 gene encoding zinc finger protein 37-like isoform X1 translates to MTKKGSFKATHITMETEQDAHFCLRCNTEIKGLMAYVSHCQTGCSPDDTSTDVQDAQDKGKGDPQEDAVVNDANAEYAVIDGEPMAIDPPHPPESSPVKRGRKRKVTSPQATPQKTPEQKQMEESTIDSPRRSGRRGIRISYVDLVAGKDRSEARMSSDDGKGENEKMGSKKNKESKAKESKDKDTKVKGSKGKGVIGKAKTKESPPRKVGRPRKIIKGKGSEAEKVEKKIKEEVDEDGWMENIEQLKPAGEEVGEGKKRGTQKLGQMVKLRAFKEKNQKTLKNRRELQAAAKKKLAEKKKKRSIRVEKKEQDKEQDTDVSDSNEGGVLEDVAAVNDEAAITNEADLPNQQEAKILIKNGKFYCTVCGIYCTSKKKIDMHCSTRKHIKRFKLGIVAPEEDEKPPLEVDDQDLLECTICAYRTKNEGHFARHLASISHAQKSEVDLHACNKCHRKYKTEEELQNHQEFHSVPRCGKCKETFETEELLEEHLEESGHRVVHRCPTCDKTFSSKGNLRYHMRIHDPDCRYTCDICDYSCAQWADMKKHKLRHMGIKPFKCGLCEAESLTKHGMERHMRTHLIRTKDYICDICGKGYCEEYLMKQHKYMKHNLERRFKCDFEGCTFAFKFKSSLVTHQRMHTQEKPYLCTECGYKASTKYGLTKHIRLHTGEKPFHCDFPNCNYKCRLSTHLSRHKIIHTGLKPYHCPFCLYSCNNKQNLRKHLLNTKSHSGLKMYRCKVCPSYETNVFRDYVYHIRQNHADDDKYISYFEVAESVTRKNENMAAALRGEENVATDLIQSEEMMTEEDLQSFSVVTVVPGKKGGRKRNVTIMDDREEVQKKLEQVILALEDHSAEVEAKAAEESQATEKAEETNIVEAGNSSQEVETVVPVTGSNLEDLVSLAAKELGLGTDGETIVIVPEVENETEVCTTETTEVMIPAGEGGEGITQFVVEFDQQGRLVTEEDLAAATWLQTMGNVQDVTVEIQEEAATEVVQG, encoded by the exons ATGACAAAGAAAG gaaGCTTCAAGGCTACACACATCACCATGGAGACGGAACAAGATGCTCATTTCTGCCTTCGTTGTAACACAGAGATTAAAGGGTTGATGGCTTACGTATCTCACTGTCAGACTGGATGCTCGCCAGATGATACATCTACAGACGTTCAAGATGCTCAAGATAAAG GAAAGGGTGATCCTCAGGAAGATGCAGTGGTAAACGATGCCAATGCAGAATATGCTGTGATTGATGGAGAACCTATGGCAATAGACCCTCCACATCCCCCTGAAAGCTCGCCAGTGAAACGTGGCAGGAAACGGAAGGTAACGTCCCCACAAGCTACCCCTCAGAAAACTCCTGAGCAGAAGCAAATGGAAGAGAGTACTATCGATTCTCCAAGGAGGTCTGGTCGTAGGGGAATTAGGATATCATATGTGGATCTAGTCGCAGGAAAAGACAGGAGCGAAGCCAGAATGTCCAGCGATGATGGCaaaggagagaatgaaaaaatggGAAGTAAGAAAAATAAGGAATCTAAAGCCAAGGAATCTAAAGATAAGGATACCAAGGTCAAGGGTTCCAAAGGCAAAGGGGTAATTGGAAAGGCCAAAACCAAGGAAAGTCCCCCTCGGAAGGTTGGTAGGCCAAGGAAGATTATCAAAGGAAAAGGGTCAGAAGCagaaaaagtagaaaagaaaatcaaagagGAAGTGGATgaagatggatggatggagaaTATAGAACAGTTGAAGCCAGCCGGAGAGGAGGTTggtgaaggaaagaaaaggggcaCACAAAAACTTGGTCAAATGGTGAAGCTTAGAgcatttaaagagaaaaatcagaagaCCCTGAAAAATAGAAGGGAATTGCAGGCAGCAGCAAAGAAGAAACTTgcagaaaagaagaagaaaaggagtaTACGAGTGGAGAAGAAAGAACAAGATAAAGAACAAGACACAGATGTATCAGATAGCAATGAGGGTGGTGTCCTAGAAGATGTAGCTGCAGTGAATGATGAAGCTGCAATAACCAATGAAGCTGATCTACCGAATCAACAAGAAGCAAAGATCCTcattaaaaatggaaaattttattGCACAGTATGTGGGATCTACTGCACCTCAAAGAAGAAGATAGACATGCATTGTAGTACCAGAAAGCATATCAAAAGGTTTAAGTTGGGCATTGTTGCACCTGAAGAGGATGAAAAACCACCTCTTGAAGTTGATGACCAGGATTTGCTTGAATGTACCATTTGTGCATACAGAACTAAGAATGAGGGCCACTTTGCTAGGCATCTTGCTTCCATCAGTCATGCTCAGAAAAGCGAAGTGGATCTTCATGCTTGTAATAAGTGCCACCGGAAGTATAAAACCGAAGAGGAGCTTCAGAATCATCAAGAATTTCACAGCGTTCCAAGATGTGGAAAGTGCAAAGAAACTTTTGAAACGGAGGAACTCTTGGAAGAACATCTGGAAGAATCAGGACACAGGGTTGTGCATCGTTGTCCAACATGTGACAAGACTTTCTCCAGCAAGGGTAATCTTCGATACCACATGAGGATACACGACCCTGACTGCAGATACACTTGTGATATTTGTGATTATTCTTGTGCACAGTGGGCGGACATGAAGAAGCACAAGCTACGTCACATGGGAATCAAGCCATTCAAGTGTGGCCTTTGCGAGGCTGAAAGTCTGACCAAGCATGGCATGGAGAGGCACATGAGAACACATCTTATTCGCACCAAGGATTACATCTGTGACATATGCGGCAAAGGGTATTGCGAAGAGTACTTGATGAAGCAGCACAAGTACATGAAACATAACCTTGAGAGACGATTTAAATGTGACTTTGAAGGATGTACCTTTGCTTTCAAGTTCAAATCATCACTGGTAACTCATCAACGTATGCATACTCAAGAAAAACCTTACCTGTGTACTGAATGTGGATATAAAGCTTCCACCAAGTACGGTCTCACAAAACACATTCGTCTTCATACTGGGGAGAAACCATTCCACTGTGACTTCCCAAACTGCAATTACAAGTGTCGTCTATCGACGCATCTCAGTCGCCATAAGATCATTCACACAGGGCTTAAGCCCTATCACTGTCCCTTCTGCTTGTATTCATGTAACAATAAGCAAAACTTGCGGAAGCACCTGCTAAACACAAAATCACACTCTGGCTTGAAAATGTATAGGTGCAAGGTGTGCCCAAGTTATGAAACCAATGTCTTCAGAGATTATGTCTACCACATTCGCCAAAACCATGCCGATGATGACAAGTATATCAGTTACTTTGAAGTAGCAGAGAGTGTGActaggaaaaatgaaaatatggctGCAGCCTTGAGAGGTGAGGAGAATGTTGCAACAGATTTGATACAGTCGGAAGAAATGATGACCGAGGAGGATCTGCAGTCTTTCTCGGTAGTGACTGTTGTGCCAGGAAAGAAAGGTGGGAGGAAAAGAAATGTAACCATCATGGATGACAGAGAAGAAGTTCAAAAGAAGTTGGAGCAGGTGATTTTGGCCCTTGAAGATCATTCTGCTGAGGTAGAGGCCAAGGCAGCAGAAGAATCTCAGGCAACAGAAAAAGCAGAGGAAACAAACATAGTGGAGGCAGGTAACAGTTCACAGGAGGTGGAAACTGTTGTACCTGTCACAGGCAGTAATCTCGAAGACTTGGTCAGCCTGGCTGCCAAGGAGCTTGGGCTGGGTACAGACGGGGAGACCATCGTCATTGTTCCAGAGGTGGAGAACGAAACGGAGGTCTGCACGACGGAAACAACCGAGGTGATGATACCTGCAGGGGAGGGAGGGGAAGGTATAACTCAGTTTGTAGTGGAGTTTGATCAGCAAGGTCGATTGGTGACTGAAGAAGACTTGGCAGCAGCTACCTGGCTTCAAACCATGGGAAACGTTCAGGATGTCACTGTAGAGATCCAAGAAGAAGCTGCAACAGAAGTAGTTCAAGGGTGA
- the LOC121407218 gene encoding zinc finger protein 37-like isoform X2 has protein sequence METEQDAHFCLRCNTEIKGLMAYVSHCQTGCSPDDTSTDVQDAQDKGKGDPQEDAVVNDANAEYAVIDGEPMAIDPPHPPESSPVKRGRKRKVTSPQATPQKTPEQKQMEESTIDSPRRSGRRGIRISYVDLVAGKDRSEARMSSDDGKGENEKMGSKKNKESKAKESKDKDTKVKGSKGKGVIGKAKTKESPPRKVGRPRKIIKGKGSEAEKVEKKIKEEVDEDGWMENIEQLKPAGEEVGEGKKRGTQKLGQMVKLRAFKEKNQKTLKNRRELQAAAKKKLAEKKKKRSIRVEKKEQDKEQDTDVSDSNEGGVLEDVAAVNDEAAITNEADLPNQQEAKILIKNGKFYCTVCGIYCTSKKKIDMHCSTRKHIKRFKLGIVAPEEDEKPPLEVDDQDLLECTICAYRTKNEGHFARHLASISHAQKSEVDLHACNKCHRKYKTEEELQNHQEFHSVPRCGKCKETFETEELLEEHLEESGHRVVHRCPTCDKTFSSKGNLRYHMRIHDPDCRYTCDICDYSCAQWADMKKHKLRHMGIKPFKCGLCEAESLTKHGMERHMRTHLIRTKDYICDICGKGYCEEYLMKQHKYMKHNLERRFKCDFEGCTFAFKFKSSLVTHQRMHTQEKPYLCTECGYKASTKYGLTKHIRLHTGEKPFHCDFPNCNYKCRLSTHLSRHKIIHTGLKPYHCPFCLYSCNNKQNLRKHLLNTKSHSGLKMYRCKVCPSYETNVFRDYVYHIRQNHADDDKYISYFEVAESVTRKNENMAAALRGEENVATDLIQSEEMMTEEDLQSFSVVTVVPGKKGGRKRNVTIMDDREEVQKKLEQVILALEDHSAEVEAKAAEESQATEKAEETNIVEAGNSSQEVETVVPVTGSNLEDLVSLAAKELGLGTDGETIVIVPEVENETEVCTTETTEVMIPAGEGGEGITQFVVEFDQQGRLVTEEDLAAATWLQTMGNVQDVTVEIQEEAATEVVQG, from the exons ATGGAGACGGAACAAGATGCTCATTTCTGCCTTCGTTGTAACACAGAGATTAAAGGGTTGATGGCTTACGTATCTCACTGTCAGACTGGATGCTCGCCAGATGATACATCTACAGACGTTCAAGATGCTCAAGATAAAG GAAAGGGTGATCCTCAGGAAGATGCAGTGGTAAACGATGCCAATGCAGAATATGCTGTGATTGATGGAGAACCTATGGCAATAGACCCTCCACATCCCCCTGAAAGCTCGCCAGTGAAACGTGGCAGGAAACGGAAGGTAACGTCCCCACAAGCTACCCCTCAGAAAACTCCTGAGCAGAAGCAAATGGAAGAGAGTACTATCGATTCTCCAAGGAGGTCTGGTCGTAGGGGAATTAGGATATCATATGTGGATCTAGTCGCAGGAAAAGACAGGAGCGAAGCCAGAATGTCCAGCGATGATGGCaaaggagagaatgaaaaaatggGAAGTAAGAAAAATAAGGAATCTAAAGCCAAGGAATCTAAAGATAAGGATACCAAGGTCAAGGGTTCCAAAGGCAAAGGGGTAATTGGAAAGGCCAAAACCAAGGAAAGTCCCCCTCGGAAGGTTGGTAGGCCAAGGAAGATTATCAAAGGAAAAGGGTCAGAAGCagaaaaagtagaaaagaaaatcaaagagGAAGTGGATgaagatggatggatggagaaTATAGAACAGTTGAAGCCAGCCGGAGAGGAGGTTggtgaaggaaagaaaaggggcaCACAAAAACTTGGTCAAATGGTGAAGCTTAGAgcatttaaagagaaaaatcagaagaCCCTGAAAAATAGAAGGGAATTGCAGGCAGCAGCAAAGAAGAAACTTgcagaaaagaagaagaaaaggagtaTACGAGTGGAGAAGAAAGAACAAGATAAAGAACAAGACACAGATGTATCAGATAGCAATGAGGGTGGTGTCCTAGAAGATGTAGCTGCAGTGAATGATGAAGCTGCAATAACCAATGAAGCTGATCTACCGAATCAACAAGAAGCAAAGATCCTcattaaaaatggaaaattttattGCACAGTATGTGGGATCTACTGCACCTCAAAGAAGAAGATAGACATGCATTGTAGTACCAGAAAGCATATCAAAAGGTTTAAGTTGGGCATTGTTGCACCTGAAGAGGATGAAAAACCACCTCTTGAAGTTGATGACCAGGATTTGCTTGAATGTACCATTTGTGCATACAGAACTAAGAATGAGGGCCACTTTGCTAGGCATCTTGCTTCCATCAGTCATGCTCAGAAAAGCGAAGTGGATCTTCATGCTTGTAATAAGTGCCACCGGAAGTATAAAACCGAAGAGGAGCTTCAGAATCATCAAGAATTTCACAGCGTTCCAAGATGTGGAAAGTGCAAAGAAACTTTTGAAACGGAGGAACTCTTGGAAGAACATCTGGAAGAATCAGGACACAGGGTTGTGCATCGTTGTCCAACATGTGACAAGACTTTCTCCAGCAAGGGTAATCTTCGATACCACATGAGGATACACGACCCTGACTGCAGATACACTTGTGATATTTGTGATTATTCTTGTGCACAGTGGGCGGACATGAAGAAGCACAAGCTACGTCACATGGGAATCAAGCCATTCAAGTGTGGCCTTTGCGAGGCTGAAAGTCTGACCAAGCATGGCATGGAGAGGCACATGAGAACACATCTTATTCGCACCAAGGATTACATCTGTGACATATGCGGCAAAGGGTATTGCGAAGAGTACTTGATGAAGCAGCACAAGTACATGAAACATAACCTTGAGAGACGATTTAAATGTGACTTTGAAGGATGTACCTTTGCTTTCAAGTTCAAATCATCACTGGTAACTCATCAACGTATGCATACTCAAGAAAAACCTTACCTGTGTACTGAATGTGGATATAAAGCTTCCACCAAGTACGGTCTCACAAAACACATTCGTCTTCATACTGGGGAGAAACCATTCCACTGTGACTTCCCAAACTGCAATTACAAGTGTCGTCTATCGACGCATCTCAGTCGCCATAAGATCATTCACACAGGGCTTAAGCCCTATCACTGTCCCTTCTGCTTGTATTCATGTAACAATAAGCAAAACTTGCGGAAGCACCTGCTAAACACAAAATCACACTCTGGCTTGAAAATGTATAGGTGCAAGGTGTGCCCAAGTTATGAAACCAATGTCTTCAGAGATTATGTCTACCACATTCGCCAAAACCATGCCGATGATGACAAGTATATCAGTTACTTTGAAGTAGCAGAGAGTGTGActaggaaaaatgaaaatatggctGCAGCCTTGAGAGGTGAGGAGAATGTTGCAACAGATTTGATACAGTCGGAAGAAATGATGACCGAGGAGGATCTGCAGTCTTTCTCGGTAGTGACTGTTGTGCCAGGAAAGAAAGGTGGGAGGAAAAGAAATGTAACCATCATGGATGACAGAGAAGAAGTTCAAAAGAAGTTGGAGCAGGTGATTTTGGCCCTTGAAGATCATTCTGCTGAGGTAGAGGCCAAGGCAGCAGAAGAATCTCAGGCAACAGAAAAAGCAGAGGAAACAAACATAGTGGAGGCAGGTAACAGTTCACAGGAGGTGGAAACTGTTGTACCTGTCACAGGCAGTAATCTCGAAGACTTGGTCAGCCTGGCTGCCAAGGAGCTTGGGCTGGGTACAGACGGGGAGACCATCGTCATTGTTCCAGAGGTGGAGAACGAAACGGAGGTCTGCACGACGGAAACAACCGAGGTGATGATACCTGCAGGGGAGGGAGGGGAAGGTATAACTCAGTTTGTAGTGGAGTTTGATCAGCAAGGTCGATTGGTGACTGAAGAAGACTTGGCAGCAGCTACCTGGCTTCAAACCATGGGAAACGTTCAGGATGTCACTGTAGAGATCCAAGAAGAAGCTGCAACAGAAGTAGTTCAAGGGTGA
- the LOC121407219 gene encoding phenylalanine--tRNA ligase, mitochondrial-like isoform X2 translates to MLPNPNEFYAMASRTLICAVRTLHSKLTLHRSYKRCLVGNLSSTSHYSTKSNFTQTKPKDSEVTIQDRTFTRDAFTTITPKIISRVGTNLHNKPHHPLCIIKEKIRDHFYSSFLNRRGNPLFSIYDNLSPIVTLQQNFDSVLVPKDHISRKKGDNYYINEEFMLRAHTSAHQHELVNAGLDAFLVVGDVYRRDEIDTSHYPVFHQMEGVKLFTQHELFANCNDATNLTLFETRPTTRTPDRQECHTLEAAKLVEFELKNVITSMAEMLFGKDIECRWIETDFPFTHPSWELEIFFQGDWLEVLGCGIMEQKLLQSAGAGTSIGYAFGLGLERLAMILFDIPDIRLFWSTDNRFLDQFRDQDINQVKFKPFSKYPPVIQDMSFWCPECDYESNDFYDLVRNVGGELVEQVAMIDEFTHPKTLRTSHCYRITYRSMERTLVREEVNQIHDLIKETAEKQLRVEPR, encoded by the exons CATCGATCATACAAGAGGTGCCTTGTGGGAAATCTGTCATCCACAAGCCATTAttcaacaaaatcaaatttcaccCAGACAAAACCAAAAGACTCCGAGGTCACTATTCAAGACAGAACATTCACCCGAGATGCCTTCACGACCATCACGCCAAAGATCATCTCCCGGGTCGGTACCAACCTGCACAATAAACCCCACCATCCACTCTGCATCATCAAGGAGAAAATCCGCGACCACTTTTACAGTAGCTTCCTCAATCGTCGTGGCAACCCACTATTCTCCATCTATGACAACCTAAGCCCCATTGTAACCTTACAGCAGAACTTTGACAGCGTGCTGGTCCCAAAGGATCACATATCGAGGAAGAAAGGGGACAATTACTACATCAATGAGGAGTTTATGTTGAGGGCGCATACATCGGCTCATCAGCATGAGCTGGTCAATGCAGGGCTGGATGCATTCCTGGTGGTTGGCGATGTCTATCGTAGGGATGAGATCGATACCAGTCATTATCCTGTCTTTCATCAAATGGAGGGAGTGAAGCTCTTTACGCAGCATGAG CTGTTTGCAAATTGCAATGATGCAACAAATCTGACTTTGTTTGAGACCCGGCCTACGACTAGAACCCCTGACAGGCAAGAGTGCCACACCTTGGAGGCTGCCAAGCTGGTGGAGTTTGAACTTAAGAATGTAATCACCTCCATGGCTGAGATGCTCTTTGGGAAGG aCATTGAATGTCGATGGATTGAGACAGATTTCCCTTTCACTCACCCTTCCTGGGAGTTGGAGATCTTCTTTCAAGGAGATTGGTTGGAGGTGCTAGGATGTGGTATCATGGAACAAAAGCTATTACAGTCAG CTGGTGCTGGAACTTCTATAGGCTATGCCTTCGGTCTTGGACTAGAACGCCTTGCAATGATCCTGTTTGACATTCCAGACATCAGACTATTCTGGAGCACAGACAATCGGTTTCTGGACCAATTCAGGGACCAAGACATAAATCAGGTCAAATTCAAG CCATTCAGCAAATATCCACCTGTCATCCAAGATATGTCGTTCTGGTGTCCTGAATGTGACTACGAATCAAATGACTTCTATGATCTAGTACGAAATGTAGGGGGAGAGCTGGTAGAACAGGTTGCTATGATTGACGAGTTCACGCACCCAAAGACTCTGAGAACCAGCCATTGTTACAGGATAACGTATAGGAGTATGGAAAGAACACTTGTTCGAGAGGAGGTTAATCAAATTCATGACTTGATCAAAGAAACTGCAGAAAAACAGCTGAGAGTGGAGCCAAGATGA
- the LOC121407219 gene encoding phenylalanine--tRNA ligase, mitochondrial-like isoform X3 — translation MASRTLICAVRTLHSKLTLHRSYKRCLVGNLSSTSHYSTKSNFTQTKPKDSEVTIQDRTFTRDAFTTITPKIISRVGTNLHNKPHHPLCIIKEKIRDHFYSSFLNRRGNPLFSIYDNLSPIVTLQQNFDSVLVPKDHISRKKGDNYYINEEFMLRAHTSAHQHELVNAGLDAFLVVGDVYRRDEIDTSHYPVFHQMEGVKLFTQHELFANCNDATNLTLFETRPTTRTPDRQECHTLEAAKLVEFELKNVITSMAEMLFGKDIECRWIETDFPFTHPSWELEIFFQGDWLEVLGCGIMEQKLLQSAGAGTSIGYAFGLGLERLAMILFDIPDIRLFWSTDNRFLDQFRDQDINQVKFKPFSKYPPVIQDMSFWCPECDYESNDFYDLVRNVGGELVEQVAMIDEFTHPKTLRTSHCYRITYRSMERTLVREEVNQIHDLIKETAEKQLRVEPR, via the exons CATCGATCATACAAGAGGTGCCTTGTGGGAAATCTGTCATCCACAAGCCATTAttcaacaaaatcaaatttcaccCAGACAAAACCAAAAGACTCCGAGGTCACTATTCAAGACAGAACATTCACCCGAGATGCCTTCACGACCATCACGCCAAAGATCATCTCCCGGGTCGGTACCAACCTGCACAATAAACCCCACCATCCACTCTGCATCATCAAGGAGAAAATCCGCGACCACTTTTACAGTAGCTTCCTCAATCGTCGTGGCAACCCACTATTCTCCATCTATGACAACCTAAGCCCCATTGTAACCTTACAGCAGAACTTTGACAGCGTGCTGGTCCCAAAGGATCACATATCGAGGAAGAAAGGGGACAATTACTACATCAATGAGGAGTTTATGTTGAGGGCGCATACATCGGCTCATCAGCATGAGCTGGTCAATGCAGGGCTGGATGCATTCCTGGTGGTTGGCGATGTCTATCGTAGGGATGAGATCGATACCAGTCATTATCCTGTCTTTCATCAAATGGAGGGAGTGAAGCTCTTTACGCAGCATGAG CTGTTTGCAAATTGCAATGATGCAACAAATCTGACTTTGTTTGAGACCCGGCCTACGACTAGAACCCCTGACAGGCAAGAGTGCCACACCTTGGAGGCTGCCAAGCTGGTGGAGTTTGAACTTAAGAATGTAATCACCTCCATGGCTGAGATGCTCTTTGGGAAGG aCATTGAATGTCGATGGATTGAGACAGATTTCCCTTTCACTCACCCTTCCTGGGAGTTGGAGATCTTCTTTCAAGGAGATTGGTTGGAGGTGCTAGGATGTGGTATCATGGAACAAAAGCTATTACAGTCAG CTGGTGCTGGAACTTCTATAGGCTATGCCTTCGGTCTTGGACTAGAACGCCTTGCAATGATCCTGTTTGACATTCCAGACATCAGACTATTCTGGAGCACAGACAATCGGTTTCTGGACCAATTCAGGGACCAAGACATAAATCAGGTCAAATTCAAG CCATTCAGCAAATATCCACCTGTCATCCAAGATATGTCGTTCTGGTGTCCTGAATGTGACTACGAATCAAATGACTTCTATGATCTAGTACGAAATGTAGGGGGAGAGCTGGTAGAACAGGTTGCTATGATTGACGAGTTCACGCACCCAAAGACTCTGAGAACCAGCCATTGTTACAGGATAACGTATAGGAGTATGGAAAGAACACTTGTTCGAGAGGAGGTTAATCAAATTCATGACTTGATCAAAGAAACTGCAGAAAAACAGCTGAGAGTGGAGCCAAGATGA